The Rhodospirillales bacterium genome includes the window ACGACAGCATGTTTGCTATGACCATAGCTTCCCTTTGATTACTTGTGCGTAGAGACAGCCGTACATGGCTATTTTTGTGCTGCGGGTGTAGCTCTTTGGGTAAGGGATAGCGGAAGTAATAGACGTTGTGCCGTGATAGGCTGATATAGTTTGGTAAGGCCATTGAGAATGTCCCACTTTATGGCACACCTAGAATAGCTGTTCAGTTATGTATCTGATATACAAATGGGATTTAGGAAAATGGTGGGCGGTGGCAGGATCGAACTGCCGACCCCTACGATGTCAACGTAGTGCTCTCCCGCTGAGCTAACCGCCCGTTTAATGGCTTTCCGTGATCGGGAAGGTATCTGTAATAATAAATGCCGCCGATTGCAAGAGTGAAATGCAAAAATACGATTGCTTTCACGATAGTCTTGGCACCATCCTGCACACACGCCGGGAGAGAGGCATTAAGCCGCCAGCAAACGATCAACCTGATCGACCAGATCCTTGAGGTGAAAAGGTTTGGAAAGAAGCCGGGCATTACTGGGGGGTTGTGTCTGCCCGCCCATAGCCACCGCGGCAAACCCCGTGATAAACATAACACTCATAGCCGGCTTGAGCGCCGCCGCCTTTTGCGCCAGTTCAATCCCGTCCATCCCCGGCATAACAATATCAGTCAGCAACAGATCGTGATCTGTTTCCGCCATTAAAACCGCCAAAGCCTCGCGCCCGTCAGCACAGACATCAACATCGTGCCCGGCCCGGCGCAACGCCGCCCCCAGAAAATGCCGCATGGAGCTGTCATCCTCGGCAATCAGGATTTTCGCCATTACAAATCTTTCCCAACCATTTTTAAAACCCACCCTAATAAACGACAGGACAATACATTCTGGCAAATACTATTTGGTATATATCCTCTTGTCTTTGAACGGCCAATCTGTTTGATAAAAGGCAAGGAGATATCTATGACCGAAAATTATGGCCTGATTGCCGATATCGGCGCGACCAACGCCCGTTTTGCCCTTGCCAATGCACAAGGATTCCATTCCGAAAAAGTCCTGTCCTGCGCCGCCTATCCCGGCCCGGTTGAAGCCGCGCAAGCGTATCTGGACCAGACAAGCTCAAAAGAAAACATCCGCCGCGCCGCTTTTTCCATTGCCGGGCCGGTCGACGGCGACCGGTTTGCCATGACCAACCACGCCTGGACGTTCTCAATCGAACAAACCCGCAAAGCGCTGCAACTGGAATCCTTTGAATTGCTCAACGATTTTGAAGCGCTGGCCCTCGGCATCCCGCATTTACAAGACAGCGAAATCCGCCAGATCGGCAGTGGCCAGCCGAAAGAACACGCCCCCATCGGCATTACCGGCCCCGGCACGGGGCTGGGCGTAGCCTCTCTGATCTGGAACGGCAGCCAATATCAGGCCATCCCCGGCGAAGGCGGCCATGTCACCATACCCGCCCGTACCCAACGCGAATTTGATATTTTTCATACACTGCGGGATCGTTACAGGCATGTTTCCGCCGAGCGGGTCTGTTCCGGCAAGGGACTGGGAAATATTTACGATGCCATCCGCCAACTGGATAACCGTGATGATTTGCCGCCGCGCACACCGGAAGATATCAGCACGCTGGCCCTAAACAAAAGCTGCGCCGTGTGCGAAGAATGTCTGGACCTGATGATGGGGTTTCTGGGGGCTGTGGCGGGCAATTTGGCCCTGACCATCGGCGCCAAAGGCGGTATCTATATCGCCGGCGGAATCATCAACCAGCTCGGCGATTATTTCTACAATTCACGCTTCCGGGAAGAATTCGAACGCAAAGGCCGGTTCGAAGATTATCTGAAAAACATCCCGACCTATGTCGTTCAACATGAATTCCCGGCCTTTCTAGGGCTTTACGACAAGGTCAGGGAACCCCTGCCGGATTAACCGTGCATCTTGCCCGACACCGTCAGGATATCCATGAACTGCCGGGCAATCGCCGGCCAGCCGTAATGCGCCCGCACGTGATCGTGGCGGTGCTGGGCTTTATCGGCATGCACCATCGCCTGCCGCGCGGCTTCAGATAAATCGTCGGCATGAACATGCCCCAGATGCGGATGGGTAATAATATCGCGCGGCCCCGTAACGTCATAAGCGGCAACAGGCAAGCCGCTGGCCAAAGCCTCCAGCAACACAATGCCAAACGTGTCCGTCCGCGAGGGAAAAACAAACAGATCCGCCGAACGGTAATGCGCCGCCAGATCATCCCCCATCTTTTTACCGGCGAACCGCACGGACGGATATTTACGCGCCAGAGCTTCCCGGCTTGGCCCGTCACCAACAACAACTTTGGAACCGGGCCAGTCCATCTTTAAAAAATCTTCGAGGTTTTTTTCAATCGCCACCCGCCCGACATAAAGCGCCACAGGACGAGGCATGTCATCAAAGATAGAGGCATCGCCGGGCGTAAAACGATCAACAGGAACGCCACGCGCCATACAATGCATCGGCGCGTCATAAGACTGGCCTTCCAGCACCGTGCGCATGCTGGGCGTCGTAATCACCATCCCCGCCGAAGGCTGATGGAATTTTCGAATAAAAGCCGTGGCTTTTTGTTCGCTCCACGGCGCGAGAAACGGCAGGATTTTTTCCACCCGCTTGGCCACGTAAACCGGAAACTGGGTATGATAGGCGGTCGTAAATCGGATATTGTTCCGCAAGGCAAAATCCCGCGCCGCCCAGCCCAACGGCCCTTCCGTGGCAATATGAAGATAATCGGGCGCATAAGCGGTAATCAAACGCGCCAACCGCCGCCGCGGCAACACAGTAAGCTCGATCTCGCTATAGCCCGGCATATTGATACGGTAAGGAAAGTCACCCGGCCCGATCACCCGGACATCATGCCCGGCTTTTTTCAATTCATCGGACAAATGCTCATAAGTTCGAACCACCCCATTGACTTGCGGATGCCACGCATCGCTGATAATCAGGATTTTCGAGCGTTCCGTCAGGCTCTCTGTATTTTCCGTTGCAGGCATAGTATACTCTGGCAAATTCAAAAACGAACGTGATGCTATGAACACCATAAAAATCGCCTGTCTGTCCATCGTTTTTTCCCTGATACTGGCTATCGGTATCATGCCGGGAACCGCCCGCGCACAAATATGCGAGGCCACTTACGAAATGATCGTAAGCCTGCTGCTGCCCCGCTTTGGTTTTCCAACGGTGTGGGACGCCACCTACGGCGACCGGGATCATATGGTCCAGCTGACCACCGGCCTGCCTCTGGAAAACGGTACGATTCTGGCCGCCGGGCGCAAGCTGGACAAGGAAAGTTATCAGCCGACCGAAATCGTCCTCACCGAGCTTAACCGGCGGGGCCGCTCCCTGCGCGAACAAGCCGTCCCGGCCAAACCCGGTGAGAACCCGGTCAAAATGATTCCTCTGGAAAAGGGATATATTCTGGTTTCCAGCATAAAAAGCGGTGCCAGAAACGAACGCGGTCAAGTGCGCGTTAGCTGGTACGACAAGGACTTAAAACCGACAAAAGACAAACTTCTGAGCGATAGCAACTTTGATTATGAAGCGCTCGGCGTGGTAGCCGCAACGGAAGGTAACGGTTTTATCGTGATCGTACGCGCCAGCAAGCATACCGACCCCGAAGACCGCAACGGCCTACTGATCCGCTTGACGCCGATGGGCGGCGTTGTCTGGAAACGGGCTTACCGGCCCGGCATTCCCAACGCTATTCACAGCCTGTCGCCGGTTGATGATGCCAGCTATATCGCCGCCGGGGAAATCCAGATGGAAGACGGGCGCATGGGCGGCTGGGTGTTAAAGCTGGGCTATGACGGCACAATCCTGTGGCAACGGACATACCCGCGCGGCGCGGGCGCCGTGTTAAACGATGGTGCTTATTTCGAGCGCCCCGATAACGAAACAAACGGCTTTGTAATGCTGGGAGACTCCACCCCGCTGGATGACGGACACAATGCCGCATGGATAATGGCGATCGACCCGCTGGGCGAAGTCCTGTGGCAGCGTTATTACCGCCATGCCGACTTTGCCTTTAGCGGCAAAGCCCTGATGGTAACCCCGGAAGGGCGTTTTAACCTGTTGCTCAATGCCAGCACAGAAGAAAATGACCCGGAACTCCGCGATCACATCCGTATGGTCAGCCTGTCGCCGCGCGGTGTATTACTGGAAGACGAAGCCTATATTGAAGGCCGGCAGGCCAAAGCCATGGATTTTGTTCCCGGCCCGAATGGAGAGCGTGTCGTGACCGCTACTATTGAATCCGACGCCAAACCGCCGCCGATCGAAGAAATTCTGGAAGAAGACAAAACCGGCCAACCTGCGGAACAAACCGATGAAGCGGAAGTCAAACCGCCGCCGCCCGTGCAGGAAGGCTGGGTCTTTATCGGCACGGCCCTCGACCCCTATAACGACCCATGCGTCAAATAACAGGTTTTTCATGAACATAAATACAGACGAAGATTTTGACGACGGCGACACATTGCTGTTCACCGTGCCCGAAGATGCCGCGGGCACACGGCTAGATAAATTTCTGGGCGACACTTGCCCGGATCTGTCCCGGTCGCGCCTGAAAGCTCTCATCCTGGCGGGAGAGGTAACACTGGACGGCCAGCGCGCCACAACCCCCTCTGCTAAAATCAAGGCCGACACCGAAATCGCCGTGACCGTCCCGCCGCCGGTCGATGATACGCCGCAGCCGCAAAACATACCGCTGGATATCGTTTATGAAGACGACTCCCTGCTGGTCATCAATAAACCCGCGGGTCTGGTCGTTCATCCCGGCGCTGGGAATCATGACGGCACACTGGTCAACGCCCTGCTCTACCACTGCGCGGATAGTTTATCGGGCATCGGCGGCGTCAAGCGCCCCGGGATCGTCCACCGTCTGGATAAAGACACCAGTGGCCTGATGGTTGCCGCCAAAACCGATGAAGCCCATCAGGGCTTATCGGAACAACTCTCTGACCGAACACTGAGCCGCGTTTACAGTGCGATTGTCTGGGGCGTGCTACCGCCCGGCCAAGGCACCGTCGATCAGCCGATCGGGCGCCACCTGACCCAGCGTCAAAAAATGACGGTGACCAGCCGAAACAGCCGTGAAGCCGTCACCCATTACCGGACAATCGAACGTCTGGGGCCGCAAGACGCCCCGGCGGCCTGTCTGGTCGAATGCAAACTGGAAACCGGACGCACGCACCAGATCCGGGTCCATATGGCGCATATCGGGCACGCACTGGTCGGCGATCCGCTTTATGGCGCACAGGACACCGCCGCCCGCGCCTATCTGCGCAAAGGCGGCTATAGCGAAGAAAATACCGCCGCGATCCTGTCATTCCCCCGGCAGGCCCTGCATGCCCGCGCCATTGCCTTTATCCACCCTGTCAGCGGAGAAGAGATGCATTTCGAAGCCGAAGCCCCGGCAGATTTCCAAACATTGCTGCAACAGCTAAAATAAAATATCATTTATTTTCAACGGGTTAAAACTTTTTCGAAGAAAAGGCTTGTATTTACATAAAATTTTATGTAAATTATAGATATAGGGTGATCGAACGAGAGTAGGCAACAAAAAGGGGGAAATCCCCAAGGGTGTGAGAAAAATGGGCCGGGGGCAAAACGGCCAAGGGCTGGACAATAAAAGAAACAATAAACAAGAATAAGTGATGAGGTTTTTCGCAAGTACATACGTTGAAGATAAAAATTTTATCTGTATCGTATCTCCATTTTGACCAATCTGGTATCTGTTCCCTTCAAACCGTTTAACGTAAAGTTAGACGGTTCTTTTTTTGTCCGGCTGACAAAAGCTATAAAGGAAAATCTACAGGCTGCTCATAGCTTGAATAATCGCTGGCCCCAAAATAATCACGAACAAAACCGGCAGGAAAAAAGCAATCATCGGCACAGTCAATTTAGGAGGCAAAGCCGCCGCCTTTTGTTCGGCCAGCCCCATACGCTGCTCCCGCAGTTCCTGAGACATAACCTGCAACGCTTTGGATAC containing:
- a CDS encoding response regulator, which gives rise to MAKILIAEDDSSMRHFLGAALRRAGHDVDVCADGREALAVLMAETDHDLLLTDIVMPGMDGIELAQKAAALKPAMSVMFITGFAAVAMGGQTQPPSNARLLSKPFHLKDLVDQVDRLLAA
- the glk gene encoding glucokinase; translation: MTENYGLIADIGATNARFALANAQGFHSEKVLSCAAYPGPVEAAQAYLDQTSSKENIRRAAFSIAGPVDGDRFAMTNHAWTFSIEQTRKALQLESFELLNDFEALALGIPHLQDSEIRQIGSGQPKEHAPIGITGPGTGLGVASLIWNGSQYQAIPGEGGHVTIPARTQREFDIFHTLRDRYRHVSAERVCSGKGLGNIYDAIRQLDNRDDLPPRTPEDISTLALNKSCAVCEECLDLMMGFLGAVAGNLALTIGAKGGIYIAGGIINQLGDYFYNSRFREEFERKGRFEDYLKNIPTYVVQHEFPAFLGLYDKVREPLPD
- a CDS encoding glycosyltransferase family 1 protein, yielding MPATENTESLTERSKILIISDAWHPQVNGVVRTYEHLSDELKKAGHDVRVIGPGDFPYRINMPGYSEIELTVLPRRRLARLITAYAPDYLHIATEGPLGWAARDFALRNNIRFTTAYHTQFPVYVAKRVEKILPFLAPWSEQKATAFIRKFHQPSAGMVITTPSMRTVLEGQSYDAPMHCMARGVPVDRFTPGDASIFDDMPRPVALYVGRVAIEKNLEDFLKMDWPGSKVVVGDGPSREALARKYPSVRFAGKKMGDDLAAHYRSADLFVFPSRTDTFGIVLLEALASGLPVAAYDVTGPRDIITHPHLGHVHADDLSEAARQAMVHADKAQHRHDHVRAHYGWPAIARQFMDILTVSGKMHG
- a CDS encoding RluA family pseudouridine synthase, which encodes MNINTDEDFDDGDTLLFTVPEDAAGTRLDKFLGDTCPDLSRSRLKALILAGEVTLDGQRATTPSAKIKADTEIAVTVPPPVDDTPQPQNIPLDIVYEDDSLLVINKPAGLVVHPGAGNHDGTLVNALLYHCADSLSGIGGVKRPGIVHRLDKDTSGLMVAAKTDEAHQGLSEQLSDRTLSRVYSAIVWGVLPPGQGTVDQPIGRHLTQRQKMTVTSRNSREAVTHYRTIERLGPQDAPAACLVECKLETGRTHQIRVHMAHIGHALVGDPLYGAQDTAARAYLRKGGYSEENTAAILSFPRQALHARAIAFIHPVSGEEMHFEAEAPADFQTLLQQLK